The DNA sequence AAAAGCATATCGTTTACCTTCAATGCTAGCAGTTCTAGTAGGTCTAAATAAATCCATTTGAAGCAATTGTAAGGGATTGGTCGTAGACACAATGTCTATGCTTTTAAAAGAGTTTCTGATTTGTTTATCAATCtgacatgcatcacatacatgatttctagaaatATTGAGCTTAGGAAGTCCAATAACTAAATCAAGCTTGTAGAGTTTCTCAATTAGATGCGTGCTTGCATGACCAAGTTTCGTATACCATAACCATGGATCATCAGATATAGATGCTAAGTAGATGTGACTATCTAAATTTTCATTGCCATCAAGAATATAAACATTTTCATACCTTTTTCCGGGGAGTATTATTTTACCTGACTCATCTTCAATAGCGCATCATGTTTTCTTGAATTTGACTCCATACACTGAATCACATAGCTGACTTATACTCATGAGATTATAGTTGACTTATACTCAGGAGATTATAGTTGAGTCCATCTACAAGATATACTTCAGTATTATCACAGTTGTTATTGAATGGAACTGTGTCGGTGCCAACTATCTTTCCTCTTGAATCATCACCAAATTTAACACTTCCTCCATTACACTTAGTAACTTCTTTGAATAGGTTTTTGTCACATGTCATGTGACTGGAACACACACTGTCTAAGTACCATTTTCCTTTGCGGCTCTTTCTGTGATATTCCTGCAAAATAGAATTATCACCTTCTTGtaggtacccaagcttgcttgggtccttGCTGGTTAGTTCTACTGGAATCAGGCTTGTCTTTGGGTTTCCAATTCCATCCTGAAATATTAGACTTAAGAAATCTACAAAAAGAGTATTTATGTCTAACTTTGTTATAGTAATGACACACATTGATTGATCCAGTTTTTGATCTATCACTTGTGTTAGTACTTGTGGACTCAGTTTTAGCGGGCCCTTTTCCAGTTGACTTGTAAGTCACCTTGTTGGACTTGACGGAACTGTGACTGGTGGATTTGCGCATGCCATTCAGTTGCATTTGCAATTCCTGAACCTCATCTTGAAGTACATCCCTTTCGATTTCACATACATTAAGTTTGAGTTCCCACTCCTTATTTTACCTATTGAGTCTTTTCAATTCATTCAACATCTTTTGTGACTCCTTTAGGATGAGATCAAGAATATCCTGCAATTCATTGCATCTATTATAGTTATAGGATCTTACCTCGCTTGTTTCACCACGTGCCATGAAACAATTTTcagtattttcttttctttcatcaTCTGATGTGTCTTCATCAGTCCAACATCCAGAGTATTTGTTCAtattattttctaaaattttcatgATGCACAGATTTGCTATTTCTTAATGTTCTGAGCTTTCGTCATCACTCCATCTTCCAAAAGATTTATTTTGTTGAATCCTCTAGAGACTTTTCTTTTAAGTTCAGGACATTCAGCTTGAACATGTTTGTACCTTCTATATTCATAGCATTTCCCATCATTCTTGTCTTGTTCATTATATTGCATGGTTCGTCTGGATGGCTTCCTTCCCTTCTTTGTATTTCTATACCTTCTCATTAATCCATTCATGTTCATTGATACCATGGCAATTTCTTCTTCAAGAGCTTCTGGATCGTCATCAATATCATCTTCAGGTCCTTCAGTTGTAGCTTTGAAGGCaattgttttcttcttctcttcctgATCTGTTTTCTTTTTATGGGTTTTCTCGAATGCTATAAGATCTCCTCGTAATCCATCATATGAAAGTTTGTTTATATCTTGGGATTCGAGGGTAACTACTTTTGTTTTCCATGTAGTAGGAAAACTCTTCAGGATATTTGAACTTGATCATAACTTGAGTAGGGCTTTCCAAAGGCTTTCAGATCACCAATGATTTTGCTAAATCTTGCAAATATTTCCTTAATGGATTCTTCTTGTTTCATCTGAAAGAGTTCATAGTCATGAACCAACATGTTTATCCGTATTTCTTTCACTTTGCAGGTTCCTTCATAAGTAACTTCTAAATTATCCCACATTTCTTTGGCAGTATCACAACTTGAAATTTTCTCGTACTCTTCTCCACTTATAGCATTATAGAGCAAATTTCGAGCCTTAGGATTAACTTGAGCGACAACCATTTGCTGGTCTGTGTATTCGTCTATATCCTTAGGATCAGTGGGAGGTTGAGCTGCTGCAGGTAATAGATAGTTTCCCTTTTTTATGACACACCATACTTTGACGTCATAGGATTTTACATAGATTTCCATACGTACTTTTCAGTGAGAGAAATGTTGTCTATTGAAGTATGGTGGCCTTACTTGCGATGTCCCTTCTTGAAATAGTGATCCAATTGTTACTTGGTTTTCCATTAACGTTTCTCACTAGCTGTTAAGCAAAAGTTAAAAGTGTGAGACTTgctttgataccaattgaaagtacaagcgGGGAGTGAATTGTCGATTTTTATTTTCTGTATTCTAAGTAGTTGACTAGTTAACCAATTAGTCGACTAGAGATAAGAACAGAATAgtaataatgcagaaataaagtGCAGGAATTGAACTCACCaggatttttatactggttcggattgATTGTGAATCATACGTCCAGTCCCCTTGAGCTGCAAGGGTATTCCTTTTCAGTATTTGAAGTTTCTCGATTAGAAGATGGTTGATATAGCTTTACACCAACAAGTTAGTCTCTAAGTTACCCTTCCCTTCTTGATACAATGCCTTACCAGTGTttatctctttttcttctctcactaATTACACATCAGATCTAAAACGGAACTATAATGCAtgtttggagtagaacaaaaagagTGATAATGGTTTGTTCAAAGTATGTCTGCTTCAAGCCTAGAACAGATGTATATATACTTCGTGAGGCCTTCTTGATTTTTGATTGACATGAATCTTGAGAGATTACAAACCCAAGGGAGTTGATCCTTGAACCGAATCGtaaattgattctttccaagaataaggttaAGTTTCTGTTGATCTTCCTTGACTTGTGGCCTTGACAAGTTTTTCTTCCGCTAGACAGATCTTCCCGTTACTTGAGTGATTGATGATGGATCCCCTGATTTCGAGCTTTAATGATCTTCAGTGTAGAGCTTTGCAATCTTATTTTCCTTTGATTTTGGGACCTTCCTATAATATCTTCAGTCAATCATCTATCAAATCATTGATTGATTTATTTTCCAGATTTTCGCTGATTCTTCCATTTTCATCTCTAATCATTGATACTTTTCCTTTCCTTTGCTTCTAGAGTTCCCGTTGATAGATTGTTTCCTTAGTCCATACTTGAATGATAGAGAATTTTGATTCCTTTGTTTTTATCCCTTGTGATCCTGCACCAAACGtgatatattattttttcatcattgaaacttatATTTAATAGAGTGCTCACTTCCTTTAATATAAAATTGCTATCAACTACATAGTATAAGTGCACAACTATTCGAACGCAATAAAGAAAATATCAAAAAAGTCTTATAGTCACAAGTCAAGTAATAATCAAACATGCGCCTCTAACTTCAGACGTGCCTTTAATTCAGCCTCAATACCACAACACCCATTTGTCTTTTTTATTCTTGGGTGCTTGCTAGGATCTTATATCAGTTTTCTTATATTTCTTATAAAATTATACACAGTTTATATGGAGGTCAATGGGTGCTTATGCACCTAAAATTAGTACGTAGATCTGCCACTGGTCTTGTAAGTTTAACGAAGGGAGAAAGAAAAGTGACAACCTTCTAATTAATAGtttgtttggtcaaatttattTTTGGTTAAAGTCCTTTTTGGGTgccaaaaagtacttttttcctaATTCCTATTACACAGTTTCTGCGAAAGAAAATTACCTTACTCACTTAACCTTTTCAAAGTGTGCCTAAGACACACCACTTTTAACAGGTAAATTACACGCAAAAGGAGCGCGTGAAGAGGTAAAAATCGAGCATCTAAATTTTTATTTGAACGGTGTAGATTTGAATAAATTGATCCAGAGgtctaaatatatttttttctttttatccttTTTTCTTTTACCACTACACACAAAATACATAAAAGACAAACATCGCTAATGCAGGATGCTAAAACCTTCGTCCCCAACCTCCCTGTCCATTGGTCTTGTTCCCATAATAAACCCCATCCAAGCACTCCAGTTGATCCAAgtagaaataaaaagaaataatctTTAGATTTAACATCTCCCCTTGTGTTTTTTTCTAATGCCATGGATTTATCAGTGAATCCCTCTTCTTTTTCATCTTTTGCTGGTCGAAAATGGTGTTTGCTTGAAACTCCGGCCGGTGAAATAATATAGATTCTGCTTcaaattgaagaagaaaaaagttAATACAATTGGGTGCTTCAATTACTTGAATATGACAGTATCACAAGAAGAGAATCAATGGATTGTTTTTGTGGGTTTTATCTGCCATGGCTGCTGAGGTTTTAGAGGAGACACTTCTACAATTTTTACCTAAAATTGTCCATTTTATTTGGGGTTAGGTATAAGTTTATCCTTTATATATTATTTTGAGCACTTATTCGCTCTTAACTTTGCAAGAGTTGAGCAGCTTTAATTTAGTTAACGGAAAACCCAAACGGAGACGAAAACTAACGGGAAATACGTTTGATTGGGTATAAACAAAAGACTTTGAACTAACTTCAGTGGCCCCCAAATTTGCATTAAAAAAAGCTTCAGTTTTTCAACATCATTCCAACACTGTCTATAACTTCAGCAATCTTAAGCAGAAACTTAATCAACATAGTTTTCATTAAAACTAttggttttttttcttttttaattatttatcacCATTATTCTACAAACCATAAGCACTTTATATCTTGAACAAATTGATACTATAAACATTAGCCGTGAAAAATATTATAGTTGACTGGTCCCACAAAATCGTCGCCAGGCCAACCACATTTGTAGTTGCTAGGTTATGATTTGTTTTTCCCTTCCCCGATGTAGCTAGATTTTATAAAATCAAATTGGGTGTCTATTTTTAACCAGGCGACACAGATTTCAATGAAACCACATTAGTTTTAGGTTTTCatttgattttcttgttaagtGGACTAATGGTGCTTAACTTTTGCAAAGTTAAGGGACGGTAAGCGCTCAAGGTGATATATAAAAGACAAAGTTATACCTAGACCCAAACATAAGGGATAATATTAGCTAAAAACTCATACTTCTTATATAATTTAACTGGTGCAAAATTAATAATCCATTTCAGATATCAATCAAAAGAAAATGTAAGAAATTCTGAATTTTTCTTAAAGAATGGGAGAAGAAAGGTGTTTTATGAGGGGATTTTCCGGTTAATCGGAGAGGAAAGATGGTGGGGATGGGGAGGGGACAGTGGGAGATGGGAAAGATAGAgacgcgggggggggggggggggatttgttttctaatttcttttcttgtttaaATATTATCAATGGGATGCAAATTATGTGTATTCTTTTTTTCCATTGAGATGTGACACATGTCATTGATTTAATTAGCGCGTGTGATGTAATCTCCAAGAATATGTGGTCAAACATAAAAGTGGTGTGTCTTAGGCACACTTTAAAAAATTGAGTGTGTAAGATAATTTTCGTCCGCAAAAAGTGTGAAACGAGAATTTGGTCCATAGTTTAAGgagtaacttatgtattttgcctttttagaaagaaataaaaatatttttgagtataaGTAGAAGCaattatttagaaaaaaaaaaataacatctCATTAAAAGAATGTTTTTGAAAAATGCTTTTGAAAACAATACACTTTTAGCCGGTTTGgccaagatttttttttttttttgccaaaaatatttttttcctctaaagttaaagtgtttggccaagcttttagaaagaaaaaaaatatttttgagttgaAGTAAAAGCAATTTTTGAGAaggaaaaaagtagtttctcccTCAAAGTACTTTTGAGGAAAAAAAAAACACTTAGAAATACTTTtcagaagcttggccaaatactaTATAATTGCTGCTCAAatgtgcttttcaaattaattagccacactaccctccccagaccccacctgttgggatcaaactgggtttgttgttgttgttgtaaattaATTAGCCACACACAAATTGTTtatcaccaaaagtacttttcaaaatagGGCGATCTTAGAAGCTTGGCCGAACATGCTATAAGTCATATATATGTTGTACGAGAGTAAAGCTGTGTCGGAACTAGAGAGGCAGAAGAGGGCTCACCTGGCTGTCTTCGTCTAAAAATTACACATTTTATATAAAGTTTAAATTTTCTATACAGCAGACGTTAAACTCCCTTGATAAAGAGCCCGTCTGGATTGGCTTAAAAACGTGACTATTTAGCAGAAATAGTTTTCAAGTCAAAAAGTAAGATGTTGGTGTTGCCCAATTTATTGCTTTTGGCTTACTTTAagcaattttaaatttatttttagcaCTTTTTAACTTTGTCAAATAATGAAAAAAACTTAAAAGCTAATTTGACCAATttaaaagccaatccaaacaccctcaaGAATTTCTGTCTCCGCGAATAGAGTGAAGCGCATGTTATAATGAGAAAATCAGTAATATATTCTAATGACATTTATAAGAGGTTATGAGAGAACTTTTGGTGTGGAAACTTTAGATGAATTTCGCCAAAAGAAAAGAGGATAGGTAAGGTTGGCGAAAAGGGATGGGGATATGAATACGGGGGATAAATTGAGTAGGTGTTGAAGAAATGCTAGGTAAATATTGCAAAGTTGCCAAAAGTTTAAATACCTTTTGGTATTAGCACAAATAACGTCCCTATTACACTCTTAACCTGAAATTGACGTATTATTCTTAGGGATTATGTTATAAGAAATGTCAATATATAAATGTTTTGGcaacaattaaattattttatctattGTAGCAGGTTCTCAATCCGACAAATGTTTCATCGTTTTCTGTGACTAAGTCTGTATACGGGTAATACCAGGGCTAGTGAGCACCCGATTTTCCGGTGGGGGGCAAACGAAGTAAGGACATAACTACATGAAATTAGGATCGAAGCTAAGAACTTCTTGTACAAAGGCCCGAACGAAGCGCTTACCACTGGGGCCATCGAGATCACCCCCTCCCGAATCCGGTTCGGGCTCTAAGACCTCGGAAGACATAACCAAATGGTTTTACACGACTAACGAAGGGCCGTAATACCCGTGCCCAACCAgatatcacggcgtggatctcggcCCGTTTCGACAGCGGATCAGTGATtacgaaaaagaagatttttacctttcttagaattgtacttagagtaaaactctcctactatataaaggagaaatttattattcaatggacacattgtaacacacataTGAAGGCAATATACACTTCATTTTACACTttatggggctaaggataatagcagtagtttgatacaaatctccataacacactctattttacacttgttctttaagTTCTCAGTTTTAGGTTagcttaaaaatgtcaaattctcaatcCGCTCACACGAACGTTGAGAATGGGTCTGGCCATCATGGCGAAAATAACAATCTGGCACCTAGCAATGAGGTGCCCCCTACTGATCCCAATGGGGTCCCGATAGTAGACTcagtcgatgctaactcacatgtgACCAACGACGCCAACCTTCCTACCGACCCCAAAAATAGCGTTCGCGGAGGAGCCCGACCAACGGCTTAGGGAGCACCCAAAGGTGAAGGCAACGGAGTCAGTCTACGATTGATCTTAAAAATGCTACAGGCTCAGCAGGCGGCGATAGCGCATCTGCAAAACCAATGTCGTGCCCCCAGCTGAGTTGAGTTTGAACCGCCCCAGGAAAACGCCCGAAGAAATGAATAGGTCACCGAAAGTTCGGGCGAAGCTGAGTCCGGTGTCAGCCTTGAAGTAATGAAAATGCTAGAGGCACTAATGAAACGAGTGGAATATGGTGAAAAGAAACTcaaggcaaatgacaagaaggtAGATACATTCAATTCCCGAGTTGATCAAATTCTAGGAGCGCCTTCGATATTGAAAGGCCCGgactccaagaaatttgtccaaaagccttttcctCATAGCGCAGTACCGAAACTAATCCTGAAGAGGTTTTGTATGaatgatattccaaaatataacggTACCACGGATCCAACtgagcatgtgacctcttacACATGCCCCATCAAAGGTaacgacttggaagacgacgAAATCAAGTCAGTGTTATTAAAAACGTTTGGCGAAACTCTGTCAAAtggagcgatgatatggtaccacaacttgCCCACAAATTCCATTGATTCGTTCGCTATGCTAGAAGATGCTTTTTGTAAAATctcatgccggggccatcaaggtcgataGTAGAAAATGAGACCTTTTCAAAGTTAAGCAAAGGGacaacgagatgcttagggagttcgtgtcaaggtttcaaatggaacggatggacatGTCTCCGGTTTGTGGACAATTAGTCCGTTCAGGCATTTACCCATggactcaacccccaaagctcCTTGGCTTTGCAACAGATGAAAAATAACTTGGTAGAATATCCGGcagtaacttgggccgacgtccacaacaggtaccagtcAAAAATCAGAGACGAGGATGACAACCTCGGGGCCCTTTTCGGGTCGGTTTACCCCATCAGAACCGAAGACAGACCTAATAGGGTCGTTGATCTTGAATCAAGTCCGGtccgagatcggtatcaaccatacagtgCATATCGAAGGAGAAACGGGTCCGGGCACAACTCTACAAGGAACGAAAGGAAAAGCTATCGGGGGGCCCAATAGCCGAGGCCTGATGAGCAAAATAGTTTCGATAGGACGCATGTGGGAAGGGAAGCTCCgagattatcagagtataacttcaacgtcgataCAGCTAGCATCGTATCTGTCATCGGGtgcatcaaagagaccaagtggccTTGAACATTGCATTCCTATCCTACCCAAAGAGATCctaacctgatgtgtaagtatcatggcagtcatggccacaggaccgaggactgccaaaatttgagagaaGAAGTTTCCTGGTTATTTAATAACGAACACCTGCGataatttctgagtgatcgagccaaacaCCACTTCATAAATAGGGACGCCAACAAATAGACTGGACTAGAGGAACCCcaacacgtcatcaacatgatcattggaagGGTCAATGTCCCCCAAGGGCCGGTGATAAAGCGCAACAAAGTGTCGATCACTAGGGAGAAGCGCACCCGAGATTATATCCCGGAAGGGACCATTTCATTCAGTGACAAGGATGCATAGGGCATCAGACAAtctcataatgatgcactagtaatttCCGTACTTATCAACAAATCTCGAGTCAAATGTGTGTtggttgatccaggtagctcggccaacatcattagatcggGGGTCGTAGAATAGTTGGGGctacaagatcaaattgtgccGGCGGTCCAGGTGTTGAATGGATTTAACCTGGCATGCAAAAATACCAAAGGAGAAATAACTTTGCCATTAAATATCGTCGGGACGATTTAGGATACTaaattctacgtgatcgaaggggatatAAGGTATAACGCCTTATTCGGAAGGCcttgggttcacaacatgagggcagtacacTCGACACTACACTAGACTCTGAAGTTCCCCACACCGGGAGGAATCAAGATATTTTACGGAGAACAGctagccgcaaaggaaatgttagCAGTCTACGAGGTGATCCCAGTGCTCGCGCTCTTGACATCAAAGAACAAGGAGCCGAttaggaaggaagaaactaaatagcaatcgtCGGTACCAACCCCGACCGAACCAGAGGAGAAGGGAGAAGGCAAGAATAATAATTATGGAGTCCCTAGATCGTTCATCACCCCTGATTATTCCGATGCCTACAAATCAATGGTCGAGGATCTAGAGTAAGTCATATTGAtcaaacacttacccaatcgaaaGGTATAACTGGGCACGGGTTTAAATCCCGAGATCAGGAAAAAACTCTTCGAATTTCTTATATCTAACATAGATTATTTCTCTTGGTCCTATCTTGATACGGCAGGGATcccatgttacaccccatatttttgtacgtgagaatacgtcgtaagtcaattgatataagctATGAAATAAGATTATATttggaagtatataaagtaagttaatcatattaccttagagtttataaatatttaagatcatgaataacgagtaccaagagggttggaacgcttagaagctaaaccaattgaagaaaataagtttcgtcgaaagtcgacaaatttggtgttacaccctgtgcgtcctaAGGTGgtatataatgaatatgagactttttaatcatgatttgaATAAGTTTAAAgttataatatgactatatatgatatttggatataaaatataaagtttgaaaaaaaatgGATTTAACTTACGGAAACATCGAGTTAAGATTTTCCTTGTAACGagccgttttgagaaattaaatttgtaagctTTATGATATCATTTTGGGACATATCTCATACCAAAATGAAGATCTTGGAACATTGTTTCCAATGGTCCAAACCATATATTAACACGACATCGGGGTAgagaaatataaatttttaaagtagggtcgccaagtcacgtcgccgcacttcggagaaactaGCAGGTTTATAGGCCAAGTTGCgatgcaattttctcccaatatattgagaattaCATGGATATCTTTGTATGGaattaaattccaaaaattcaaaccgtttgtcaatacgatatcgtaGTAAAGAGATACAAGTGTCCGAAGTGGCACTGCTCAGCTTACCCACCTGCTTGGAGAATTGAGGCGGTTGTCTTATCCTCTCGTCATCAATACATATTTTACTCACAAAAAAATCACTCTCAAGATCTCCAAAATCATCCCTAACATATCTCAAGACTACAACAACCAAACACAAGGAAACAACAACTCAAATCATTATCAAAAATGTTAAAGATtacaagagaatgcttctatggTGTTGTGGTGTAATTGACGGCTATTGTGAGATAAGTTGAGATGGGGTTTCGAGTTGTATCTGCTGTCCAAGGTATGTATAATATCTTCTTGCTTGTGCCTAAGtttaatcttgtgttggttgtgttgtttgagtgaaaaaccatAAGATGCTATTGAAGGAACATAGGATACAATTTTCTTTTTGGTTGGACTattttgtggctaaatatatggtt is a window from the Nicotiana tomentosiformis chromosome 10, ASM39032v3, whole genome shotgun sequence genome containing:
- the LOC138900253 gene encoding uncharacterized protein; its protein translation is MEIYVKSYDVKVWCVIKKGNYLLPAAAQPPTDPKDIDEYTDQQMVVAQVNPKARNLLYNAISGEEYEKISSCDTAKEMWDNLEVTYEGTCKVKEIRINMLVHDYELFQMKQEESIKEIFARFSKIIGDLKAFGKPYSRDLIAFEKTHKKKTDQEEKKKTIAFKATTEGPEDDIDDDPEALEEEIAMVSMNMNGLMRRYRNTKKGRKPSRRTMQYNEQDKNDGKCYEYRRYKHVQAECPELKRKVSRGFNKINLLEDGVMTKAQNIKK